One stretch of Synechococcus sp. PCC 7502 DNA includes these proteins:
- the xseB gene encoding exodeoxyribonuclease VII small subunit: MTSFEQQIQRLEIIVKTLDRGDEPIAVLLELYEQGIGLAGKCREYLETADQRVTLIHQEYE, translated from the coding sequence ATGACCAGCTTTGAACAGCAGATTCAGCGATTAGAAATTATTGTAAAAACCTTAGATCGTGGTGATGAACCGATTGCAGTTTTACTCGAACTATATGAACAGGGTATAGGTTTAGCGGGTAAATGCCGAGAATATCTTGAGACTGCCGACCAAAGGGTAACACTGATCCATCAAGAATATGAGTAA
- a CDS encoding bifunctional 2-polyprenyl-6-hydroxyphenol methylase/3-demethylubiquinol 3-O-methyltransferase UbiG, with the protein MEQQEQITIAEYQLTAEDYRNGTWNHDVSQNREALIAAISKEKGKILDLGCGPGRDLIAFQEMGYEVTGLDATPAFVEMAKQTAGCEVWQQSFLSLNLPSNSFDGIFANASLIHVPSAEMMGVLKHLNQALSDYGVLLMSMVRGDQEGFSKRPTGYRYVTGWEYETLKPKLKAAKFQILHHYYRPQGMPIAECPWLVIVAQKIVDEL; encoded by the coding sequence ATGGAACAGCAGGAACAAATAACGATCGCTGAATACCAACTCACCGCCGAAGACTACCGCAATGGTACTTGGAACCACGATGTATCTCAAAATCGTGAAGCCCTAATTGCCGCCATATCCAAAGAGAAAGGTAAAATCCTCGACCTTGGCTGTGGTCCGGGTAGAGACTTAATTGCATTTCAAGAAATGGGATATGAAGTCACTGGACTAGATGCAACACCAGCTTTTGTAGAAATGGCAAAGCAAACAGCAGGTTGCGAAGTCTGGCAGCAAAGTTTTTTGAGTCTCAATCTTCCCAGTAATAGCTTTGATGGTATCTTTGCCAATGCTTCTCTAATCCATGTACCAAGCGCAGAAATGATGGGTGTTCTCAAACATCTAAATCAGGCATTAAGCGATTACGGTGTTTTATTAATGTCAATGGTTCGCGGAGATCAGGAGGGCTTTTCTAAGCGTCCCACAGGTTATCGCTACGTCACAGGTTGGGAATATGAAACCCTAAAACCAAAGCTAAAAGCAGCAAAATTTCAAATACTCCATCACTACTATCGCCCCCAAGGAATGCCAATCGCAGAATGCCCTTGGTTAGTAATTGTGGCTCAGAAAATAGTTGATGAGCTATAA
- a CDS encoding cytochrome P450 — protein MTIPPTINSPKVLQLWKWIVEPLDYLHKFDRECGDIFTVNMSSVFNGAVFVSHPQAIQQVLTSDTKQFSAPGSINQILKPFLGDRGVILLDGREHRQRRQLLMPQFHGDKVRNYTNAIQQITRNLIAGWQVGEKLNVRKEMEKITLSVILQTVFGLDRDKRYDQIREKLSKMLSLIESPINAAFLFLPFMQKDLGAWSPWRRFVRDRAELDRLIYDEISDHRQNSNEERSDILSMLISSQDSDGNRMSDLELHDELMTLLFAGHETTATALAWAIYWINYLPEVKQKY, from the coding sequence ATGACCATACCGCCTACCATTAATTCGCCTAAAGTCCTGCAATTATGGAAATGGATTGTTGAACCACTCGATTATTTGCATAAGTTTGATCGCGAGTGTGGAGATATTTTTACAGTGAATATGTCTAGCGTCTTTAACGGCGCTGTATTTGTCAGCCATCCTCAAGCAATTCAACAAGTATTAACAAGCGATACTAAACAATTTTCAGCCCCTGGATCGATCAATCAAATCTTAAAGCCTTTTCTAGGCGATCGCGGGGTTATCCTCTTAGATGGACGTGAGCATCGACAACGCCGACAATTACTGATGCCCCAATTTCATGGTGATAAAGTACGGAATTATACCAATGCGATCCAACAAATCACTAGAAACTTAATTGCAGGATGGCAAGTAGGAGAGAAACTTAATGTCAGAAAAGAGATGGAAAAAATTACACTCTCAGTCATTTTACAAACCGTCTTTGGGTTAGATCGAGATAAAAGATACGATCAAATTCGGGAAAAATTATCCAAAATGCTCTCACTAATTGAATCTCCAATTAATGCTGCTTTTCTATTTCTTCCGTTTATGCAAAAAGATTTAGGTGCTTGGAGTCCCTGGAGGCGTTTCGTCCGCGATCGCGCTGAGCTAGATCGGCTAATCTATGATGAAATTAGCGATCACCGTCAAAATAGTAACGAAGAGCGATCTGACATTTTAAGTATGTTGATTAGCTCCCAAGATTCCGATGGCAATAGGATGAGCGACCTAGAATTACACGATGAATTGATGACTCTTTTATTTGCAGGGCATGAAACTACTGCAACCGCTCTAGCTTGGGCAATATATTGGATTAATTATCTGCCTGAAGTTAAACAAAAATACTGA
- a CDS encoding Coq4 family protein → MKLRDRQKLNIDFLSTIKGAISLFRDPTQTDSVYDIEDGLRQTKATELAVEFVKSQPKVAAIIQERYVPPRLDMELLLTLPTDSLGYAYATYIKDSGFDPNFYRKIEIKDDVSYVLLRLRQTHDIWHIICGFSTDVKGELGLKAFELAQTRRTMAIVLLAGGLLSTLFKSPADLEEILTSIAWGYRLGTKAQPLLSVKWEEQWEKPLIQLRQELGIEIAET, encoded by the coding sequence ATGAAACTACGCGATCGCCAGAAATTAAATATCGACTTCCTCAGTACAATTAAAGGTGCAATTTCTCTATTTAGAGATCCGACTCAAACTGATTCTGTTTATGATATTGAGGATGGCTTGCGTCAGACTAAAGCTACGGAACTAGCCGTAGAATTTGTTAAATCACAGCCAAAGGTTGCGGCAATTATTCAAGAGAGATACGTTCCTCCTCGTTTGGATATGGAACTATTGTTAACTCTACCTACAGATTCTTTGGGCTATGCCTATGCCACTTACATAAAGGATTCGGGCTTCGACCCAAATTTTTATAGAAAAATTGAAATTAAAGATGATGTCAGTTATGTTTTGTTACGCTTGCGACAAACCCACGATATTTGGCACATTATCTGTGGATTTAGCACGGATGTAAAAGGAGAGTTAGGATTAAAAGCCTTCGAGTTGGCTCAAACTAGACGTACTATGGCTATAGTCTTACTAGCAGGTGGACTCTTGAGTACATTATTCAAGTCACCGGCTGACTTAGAGGAAATATTAACAAGTATTGCTTGGGGCTATCGGCTAGGAACAAAAGCCCAACCGCTGTTATCCGTGAAATGGGAAGAGCAATGGGAAAAACCTTTGATCCAATTACGACAAGAATTAGGCATAGAAATTGCTGAAACCTAA
- a CDS encoding FAD-binding oxidoreductase gives MKTIQNETIEKLKTNVKGHVVLPNDPSYNEVREIWNAMIDRKPAVIVQCGEADDVSRAITFARENGLEISVRGGGHNIAGNAVCDRGVMIDLSPMTNVRIDAQKQRAYVEPGATLADFDRAAQVYGLATPVGINSTTGIAGLTLGGGFGWLTRKYGMTIDNLVSAEVIAADGNKIRTSETENTDLFWALRGGGGNFGVVTEFEFALHPVGTEILAGLIVFPFSQAKQVLTQYRKFADSAPEELNVWVVLRKAPPLPFLAETVYGKEVIVLAVFYVGDIVEGEKLIEPLRGFGDAYGEHIGVQPYVQWQQAFDPLLTRGARNYWKSHNFIELRDGALDAIVESASKLPSPQCEIFIGFIAGAANRIPADATAYYHRDAKFVLNVHGRWDDATQDQIGIVWAREFFQVSAPYASAGAYVNFMTEEEGERIAAAYGSNYDRLVQIKRRYDPENIFHLNQNIKP, from the coding sequence ATGAAAACAATACAGAATGAGACGATTGAGAAATTGAAGACCAATGTGAAGGGGCACGTGGTGCTTCCTAACGATCCGAGCTATAACGAAGTTCGCGAGATCTGGAATGCGATGATCGATCGCAAACCTGCTGTAATCGTGCAGTGTGGGGAAGCTGATGACGTTTCCCGCGCGATCACCTTTGCGAGAGAGAACGGGTTGGAAATATCAGTCAGGGGCGGTGGACACAACATTGCGGGCAATGCGGTGTGCGATCGCGGCGTGATGATCGATCTTTCACCCATGACGAATGTTCGCATTGATGCTCAGAAGCAGCGTGCGTACGTCGAACCCGGTGCTACGCTAGCTGATTTCGATCGAGCGGCGCAGGTCTATGGGTTAGCGACTCCCGTGGGAATTAATTCAACGACAGGTATCGCAGGTCTGACCCTAGGCGGCGGTTTTGGTTGGTTGACGCGCAAGTACGGCATGACGATCGATAATCTAGTTTCTGCGGAAGTGATCGCAGCGGATGGGAATAAGATCCGAACAAGTGAAACCGAAAACACTGACCTATTCTGGGCGCTTCGCGGCGGCGGCGGTAACTTTGGTGTCGTGACTGAGTTTGAATTTGCTCTCCACCCTGTAGGGACTGAAATATTAGCTGGGCTGATCGTTTTTCCGTTTAGTCAAGCCAAACAGGTACTGACACAGTATCGTAAATTTGCTGACTCAGCCCCAGAAGAACTCAACGTGTGGGTGGTACTTCGCAAAGCTCCGCCATTGCCTTTTCTGGCTGAGACTGTGTATGGGAAAGAGGTGATCGTGCTGGCTGTCTTTTATGTTGGCGATATTGTCGAGGGTGAGAAACTGATCGAACCTCTGCGTGGTTTTGGCGATGCCTATGGCGAACACATCGGCGTTCAGCCCTACGTACAATGGCAACAAGCCTTTGACCCCTTACTTACACGCGGTGCAAGGAACTACTGGAAATCTCATAATTTCATAGAGTTACGTGATGGAGCACTGGATGCGATCGTGGAATCTGCAAGCAAGCTACCCTCACCTCAGTGTGAAATCTTCATAGGATTTATTGCCGGGGCAGCCAACCGCATCCCAGCAGATGCCACGGCATATTATCATCGTGATGCCAAATTCGTACTGAACGTGCATGGACGATGGGATGATGCAACGCAAGATCAAATTGGTATTGTCTGGGCACGTGAGTTTTTCCAAGTTTCTGCCCCTTATGCATCCGCCGGTGCTTATGTGAACTTTATGACCGAAGAGGAGGGTGAACGGATCGCTGCAGCTTACGGATCTAACTACGATCGCTTAGTGCAGATCAAGCGGCGCTACGATCCTGAGAACATTTTCCATCTCAACCAGAACATCAAACCCTAA
- the xseA gene encoding exodeoxyribonuclease VII large subunit: MIPAGQGELYLAFERLKQDLADGGFFDRKRPIPALPLHIGIVTSRTGAAIQDMLSTLNRRSPHCQIYLCPASVQGEYASEEIANAITRLNQVLLGFDNAVLIVGGGGGSLEDLWAFNTLPVAEAIYNSEIPIISAVGHETDFTIADFVADVRVATPTAAAELVTQSDRNTLLGFIQSVEQELTENIQAVLESKKQKIDRLINSYGFQKLSDRIHNYSQRVDEVENALTKLINRNLKTARTKLDALEAHGKSLHPLSPLKRGYALLKDGEHIISANESLSKFDQIAITLRYAFRRA, encoded by the coding sequence TTGATACCTGCGGGTCAGGGCGAGTTATATCTTGCCTTTGAGCGACTAAAACAGGATTTAGCTGATGGTGGATTTTTTGATCGCAAGCGTCCTATCCCAGCATTACCTTTGCATATAGGCATAGTGACTTCTCGCACGGGAGCAGCCATACAGGATATGTTATCTACTCTTAATAGGCGATCGCCCCACTGTCAGATTTATCTTTGTCCAGCTAGCGTTCAAGGTGAATATGCTTCTGAAGAAATTGCCAATGCCATTACCAGACTAAATCAAGTCCTGCTGGGTTTTGATAATGCGGTATTGATCGTGGGTGGTGGTGGTGGTTCCCTAGAAGATTTATGGGCTTTCAATACTTTACCCGTTGCCGAGGCTATTTATAATTCCGAAATTCCTATAATCTCCGCAGTGGGGCATGAGACAGATTTTACGATCGCTGATTTTGTTGCCGATGTCCGTGTCGCTACGCCAACCGCCGCCGCCGAATTGGTAACTCAGAGCGATCGCAATACTTTACTGGGCTTTATTCAATCGGTTGAGCAAGAGTTAACTGAAAATATTCAAGCAGTCTTAGAGTCTAAGAAGCAAAAGATTGATCGCCTAATTAATAGCTATGGATTTCAGAAATTGAGCGATCGCATTCACAACTACAGCCAAAGAGTAGATGAAGTCGAGAATGCCTTAACCAAGCTGATAAATCGTAACTTAAAAACTGCTAGAACTAAACTAGATGCTCTTGAAGCTCATGGTAAATCGCTGCATCCATTGTCTCCTCTAAAACGTGGTTATGCATTACTAAAAGATGGTGAACATATTATTTCTGCCAATGAATCTTTGAGTAAATTTGACCAGATAGCGATTACCTTGCGGTATGCGTTCCGCCGTGCGTAA
- a CDS encoding transposase codes for MIDSQAVKNTCNASIESKGFCSYKATNGIKRHLAVDTLGFPFFTYLTRANVSDDQGLIEMLTFNIDYFKSKPDDITLTTILLDSGYHIEKLTTDLQKVYPEIMTKIRFEISPKVSKQKQAEKGLSGFVVVPTRWVIERSNAWVERCKILVKNFERTLVNATAKLNLCFIRLMLKRIATHEI; via the coding sequence ATCATTGACTCACAAGCAGTGAAAAATACCTGTAATGCAAGTATAGAATCCAAGGGCTTCTGCTCCTACAAAGCAACTAACGGGATCAAAAGACATTTAGCCGTTGACACTCTGGGATTTCCTTTCTTTACCTATTTAACAAGAGCAAATGTATCAGATGACCAAGGACTGATTGAGATGTTAACGTTTAACATTGATTACTTCAAATCGAAGCCAGATGACATTACGCTAACTACGATATTGCTGGATAGTGGTTATCATATCGAAAAATTGACGACTGATTTACAGAAGGTTTATCCTGAGATTATGACTAAGATTAGGTTTGAAATTTCTCCTAAGGTATCAAAGCAAAAGCAGGCAGAAAAAGGTCTGTCTGGGTTTGTAGTTGTGCCGACAAGGTGGGTAATTGAAAGGTCAAATGCTTGGGTTGAAAGATGCAAAATCTTAGTTAAGAACTTTGAGAGAACTCTCGTTAATGCTACAGCTAAACTCAATCTTTGCTTTATTCGCTTGATGCTAAAAAGAATTGCTACTCATGAGATATGA
- a CDS encoding EI24 domain-containing protein, producing MGISYHFQAFNFLKNNPSLWGYITIPILINVFVGIALYFGLLIPGLQWIDTVILNLPTWLTVLSGILHFVFGLGILILVGLLIVQIGVILGSPWYGQLAEQIEKLKINNLPTEETFSFGRTISDVFRALLFEVKKLALIAICSFLTFVLSIAIAPVAPVIAGIVGIILSTILMCLDFLDPALERRRLSFRNKLGWIIRSAPASIGFGLGCVVLTSIPILNFLTVPLCMVAGTLFFCDRIWQRIETTS from the coding sequence ATGGGAATTAGTTATCATTTTCAAGCATTTAACTTTTTGAAAAATAATCCGTCTCTATGGGGCTATATTACTATTCCAATTTTGATTAATGTATTTGTCGGTATAGCTCTGTACTTTGGTTTACTAATTCCTGGGTTGCAGTGGATAGATACAGTGATCTTAAATTTGCCCACATGGTTAACTGTTCTATCTGGTATCCTGCATTTTGTCTTTGGCTTAGGTATATTGATATTAGTTGGACTATTGATCGTGCAAATTGGCGTAATTTTAGGCTCACCTTGGTACGGTCAGCTAGCCGAACAAATTGAAAAACTGAAAATTAATAATTTACCCACAGAAGAGACTTTTAGTTTTGGCAGGACGATCTCTGATGTTTTTAGAGCTTTATTGTTTGAGGTAAAAAAATTAGCTTTGATAGCGATATGTAGCTTTTTAACATTTGTACTTAGTATAGCGATCGCTCCCGTGGCTCCTGTAATAGCAGGAATAGTTGGCATAATTCTATCGACAATTTTAATGTGTTTAGATTTCCTCGACCCTGCTTTGGAGAGAAGAAGACTTAGCTTTAGAAACAAACTAGGCTGGATAATTCGCTCTGCCCCAGCTAGTATCGGGTTTGGTTTAGGTTGTGTTGTTTTAACCAGCATCCCAATTTTGAACTTTCTGACGGTGCCTCTCTGTATGGTGGCTGGGACTTTATTCTTTTGTGATCGCATTTGGCAAAGAATTGAAACTACTTCGTAA
- a CDS encoding nuclear transport factor 2 family protein produces the protein MVSAKDVLDHHLKCFDSGDLNGILSDYTTGAVLFTPEGPLRGIDAIRALFQGMIAEFRKPGATFSMKQQFVDGDHAYILWTAETADNVYEFATDTFVVRDGKIVAQSFASKIVPKR, from the coding sequence ATGGTTTCAGCGAAAGATGTTCTCGATCATCACTTGAAGTGTTTTGATAGTGGTGACCTCAACGGCATCCTATCTGACTATACGACGGGAGCCGTCCTGTTCACGCCAGAAGGACCGCTCAGAGGTATCGACGCGATTAGAGCTTTGTTCCAGGGAATGATCGCAGAGTTTAGGAAACCTGGAGCAACGTTCAGCATGAAGCAGCAGTTTGTCGATGGCGACCATGCTTATATTCTGTGGACAGCAGAAACCGCCGATAACGTGTATGAGTTTGCCACAGACACATTCGTAGTGAGGGATGGCAAGATTGTGGCTCAGTCATTCGCCAGCAAGATCGTGCCCAAGCGCTGA
- a CDS encoding TetR family transcriptional regulator C-terminal domain-containing protein — protein MATIETAAVIFDREVLQPAMKARAGTERLRAVVNAFLSHLERRVFPGGCFFAAVAAELDTRPGPARDRVVMMLDNWLSLFRQCILEAQDLGEINPKADVTQVVFEIEGMLLASNFLFVMRNDPVHLVQGRKGVENVLAQLKVSKESKKRRSPSKLRDRMVTRPATDC, from the coding sequence TTGGCGACGATCGAAACGGCAGCCGTAATTTTTGATCGTGAAGTGCTTCAACCCGCGATGAAAGCACGAGCGGGAACTGAGAGGCTTAGGGCAGTGGTTAATGCATTTCTTTCCCATCTCGAACGTAGGGTTTTTCCAGGTGGGTGTTTTTTTGCCGCAGTCGCTGCAGAACTCGATACACGACCCGGACCAGCACGCGATCGGGTCGTCATGATGCTAGACAATTGGCTCTCATTATTTAGACAGTGCATCCTTGAGGCGCAGGACTTGGGAGAGATAAATCCCAAGGCAGACGTTACTCAGGTAGTTTTTGAAATCGAGGGTATGCTTTTAGCTTCAAATTTCCTGTTTGTCATGAGGAATGACCCAGTTCATTTGGTACAAGGGCGCAAGGGTGTGGAAAATGTACTAGCACAACTCAAAGTTAGTAAGGAATCGAAGAAGCGGCGATCGCCATCTAAATTGAGAGATCGCATGGTCACTCGTCCTGCCACTGACTGTTAA
- a CDS encoding class I SAM-dependent methyltransferase yields MNFYSSNLLPRLMDWSMSGRALAKYRQEVLADVRGEVLEIGFGSGLNLEFYPEQIKKIVTVEPNTGMSAIAQKRIEQSSINVESCIGSGENITMPDNTFDSVVSTWTLCSITKVEKAIQEIYRVLKPGGKFFFIEHGLSKDPKLQVWQNRLTPIQKVIADGCHLNRNILNLIEREFTEITIKEFQVDGLLKVGGYFYQGVATKS; encoded by the coding sequence ATGAACTTTTATTCTTCAAATTTACTCCCAAGGCTTATGGATTGGTCAATGTCTGGCAGGGCATTGGCTAAATATCGCCAAGAAGTATTAGCTGATGTAAGGGGAGAAGTGTTAGAGATTGGATTTGGTTCGGGACTAAATTTAGAGTTTTATCCAGAACAAATTAAAAAGATCGTCACAGTTGAACCAAATACTGGTATGAGTGCCATAGCGCAGAAAAGGATAGAACAGTCATCAATTAATGTTGAATCGTGCATAGGTAGCGGCGAGAACATAACAATGCCAGACAATACTTTTGATAGTGTAGTTAGTACATGGACGCTATGCAGTATTACTAAAGTAGAAAAAGCCATACAGGAAATTTATCGAGTTTTGAAGCCAGGGGGTAAGTTTTTCTTTATCGAACATGGTTTAAGTAAAGATCCCAAGCTCCAAGTTTGGCAAAATCGCTTGACTCCCATACAAAAAGTTATTGCCGACGGATGTCACCTCAATCGCAATATTCTTAATTTGATAGAGAGAGAATTTACTGAAATCACAATCAAAGAATTTCAAGTAGATGGATTACTAAAAGTTGGTGGTTATTTCTACCAAGGGGTAGCCACAAAAAGTTAA
- a CDS encoding DUF1330 domain-containing protein, giving the protein MPSFKRDDRTFKHYEDTKMVVYFVVLLKITDADRFMECFQAVMLLIEQRGGRLIAQGIPKVIEVSNTGSMSAMFEYPSRQAFIDYWHSKEYAEIRKLREGAVDFQGVIVAGVAA; this is encoded by the coding sequence ATGCCCAGTTTTAAGCGAGACGATCGCACATTCAAACATTATGAGGATACAAAGATGGTAGTTTATTTTGTCGTTTTGCTCAAGATTACTGATGCTGATCGGTTCATGGAGTGCTTTCAGGCAGTTATGCTATTGATCGAACAGCGTGGTGGACGATTGATTGCTCAGGGAATTCCCAAAGTGATCGAAGTTAGTAATACAGGATCAATGTCGGCTATGTTTGAATATCCTTCACGTCAAGCCTTTATCGATTACTGGCATTCAAAAGAGTATGCCGAAATCAGAAAACTACGTGAAGGTGCGGTAGACTTTCAAGGAGTAATTGTCGCAGGGGTTGCTGCATGA
- a CDS encoding transposase: MLNPYSSSLTDKEWEIIEPLLPKKKQTRPPTWTKRQILDGILYQLKNGCNWRDMPRDLPPFSTVYRYYKEWKDTGTFTAIMEALHATAREQSKKIKMDNFNHH, encoded by the coding sequence ATGCTAAATCCATACTCAAGTAGCCTAACAGATAAAGAATGGGAAATTATAGAACCATTGCTCCCAAAGAAAAAGCAAACTAGACCGCCAACTTGGACAAAAAGACAAATTTTAGACGGCATACTCTACCAACTCAAAAACGGTTGTAATTGGCGAGATATGCCCCGAGACTTACCACCATTCTCTACAGTGTATCGATACTACAAGGAGTGGAAAGATACAGGTACATTTACTGCGATTATGGAAGCTTTGCATGCAACAGCCCGTGAACAGTCAAAAAAAATCAAAATGGACAACTTTAATCATCATTGA
- a CDS encoding cytochrome P450 has protein sequence MLTEIATLGTEPDAISLSKLPYLNAVCAETLRIYPVGMLTFPRITNESISIRGYEIKPNTVVMGCIYLTHHREDTYPDPHLFKPERFLERQFSPYEYLPFGGGSRRCVGMALAQLELKLVIVEILSHCQLQLIGKLPIMPVRRGVTLAPNGGVSARVKSKYV, from the coding sequence ATACTGACAGAAATTGCGACTTTAGGGACAGAACCAGATGCCATATCCCTAAGTAAACTTCCATACCTAAATGCAGTATGTGCCGAAACTTTAAGAATTTATCCCGTGGGAATGCTAACGTTTCCAAGAATTACTAATGAATCAATATCAATCCGTGGTTATGAAATCAAACCAAATACCGTAGTAATGGGTTGTATTTATCTCACTCATCACCGCGAAGATACCTATCCCGACCCACATCTATTCAAGCCCGAACGGTTTTTAGAGCGTCAGTTTTCACCCTATGAATACTTGCCTTTTGGTGGCGGTAGTCGGCGCTGTGTGGGCATGGCATTGGCGCAATTAGAACTCAAATTAGTCATAGTTGAAATTCTATCTCACTGTCAATTACAGCTAATTGGAAAACTCCCAATTATGCCCGTTCGTCGTGGGGTAACATTAGCACCAAATGGAGGTGTAAGCGCGCGGGTAAAAAGTAAATACGTGTAA
- a CDS encoding exodeoxyribonuclease VII large subunit, whose amino-acid sequence MSKNNVQISVSALTQKITKLLREGIGEVRVLGEISGYKAASSGHRYFTLKDDEAQIDCVLWGSKQISFMPRGASTK is encoded by the coding sequence ATGTCTAAGAACAACGTCCAAATTAGTGTTTCTGCCCTAACCCAAAAGATTACTAAGCTGCTCAGAGAAGGTATTGGCGAAGTTAGAGTACTGGGTGAAATTTCGGGCTATAAAGCTGCGTCCTCTGGGCATAGATATTTCACACTCAAAGATGATGAAGCTCAAATAGACTGTGTGCTTTGGGGTAGCAAGCAAATCTCGTTTATGCCACGAGGGGCAAGTACCAAATAG
- a CDS encoding alpha/beta fold hydrolase: protein MNIFYREAGLRTNPTIVLLHGYPASSHMYRDLMAKLSDRFHLIAPDYPGFGNSDTPAIAEFEYSFDRLADITEHFLQALGLNQFSLYVQDYGAPVGFRIATRDPEWIQALIVQNGNAYEEGLTPAWQAFRDLWSDRSEATEAPVRNFLKRDTTIFFYTAGVRDRQNINPDNWNLDQSFLDRTENAAAQLELFYNYRANLDRYPEWHEYFRTHQPPTLIVWGKNDPFFGPDGAQSFQRDLKNVELHLLDTGHFVLDEEGDAIAGHIRRFIPAYLD, encoded by the coding sequence TTGAACATCTTCTACCGTGAAGCAGGCTTAAGAACCAATCCGACCATCGTTCTACTTCATGGCTATCCGGCATCCTCGCACATGTATCGAGACCTGATGGCTAAATTGTCCGATCGGTTTCACTTGATTGCACCCGATTATCCCGGTTTTGGTAATAGTGATACCCCTGCAATCGCTGAATTTGAATATAGTTTCGATCGCCTTGCCGATATCACTGAGCATTTCTTGCAAGCCTTGGGATTGAATCAATTTAGTTTGTATGTGCAAGATTATGGCGCACCTGTGGGCTTTCGGATTGCCACTCGCGATCCTGAGTGGATTCAAGCTTTGATTGTGCAAAATGGCAATGCTTATGAGGAAGGGTTGACTCCAGCTTGGCAGGCTTTTCGAGATTTATGGAGCGATCGCTCAGAAGCCACCGAAGCACCGGTGCGCAATTTCCTCAAACGGGATACGACAATTTTCTTTTACACGGCGGGGGTGCGCGATCGCCAAAATATCAACCCCGATAACTGGAATCTCGATCAATCCTTTTTGGATCGGACAGAGAATGCGGCGGCTCAACTGGAGCTGTTCTACAACTATCGGGCAAACTTAGATCGCTATCCGGAATGGCATGAATATTTCCGCACTCATCAACCACCGACTTTAATTGTTTGGGGGAAGAATGATCCGTTCTTTGGTCCTGACGGTGCTCAGTCCTTCCAGCGGGATTTGAAAAATGTGGAGTTACACCTCCTCGATACCGGACATTTTGTTCTAGATGAAGAGGGTGATGCGATCGCTGGTCATATCCGACGCTTCATTCCAGCTTATCTGGACTAA